The sequence ATCCGCGCCATCCGCGGCGATCGACCGATCACCCGTGAAGAGCTCCACCTCGGCCGCGCATCGCTGACGCGGGGATATCCGCGGAGCTTCGAAACCGCCGATCAGATCGCCCGCGGTGCCGCGCAGCTCACGCTCTACGGCCTGCCCGACGACTACTTCAGCACGTTCATTCCAAAGGTGATGGCGCTCGACGAAGATGACGCCACCGCCGCGGCGTTCAAGCACATCGATCCCGCACGCCTGCTCGCGGTCGTCGTCGGAGACCGAGAGAAGCTGCTGCCGTCGCTCAAGGCGCTCGAGCTCGGCGAGGTGGTCGAAATCGCAGTGTAGCGGGCGGCGGCAGAAAAAGGTGCCAAAGGTGCCAAAGGGGCCAAAGGGGCCAAGGGTGCTAAGGGTGCTGGTGCTAGGGTGCTAAGGGTGAGGGTATTCAGCCCTCAGCCGCGCATCAGATATCCTGAGCTTGGCGCTGGCAGCTGCTCCTCTCGGCACGCTTGCCACTCTTCCACACCTTGGTACCCCTTCGCACCTCGCACCCTTCGCACGCTTGGCACCTTTCGCACGCTTCGGCACCTTTCGCACCCTGCACCCTTCGCACCCTGCACCCTTCGCACCCTTGGCACCCTTCGCACCAGCACCCTTAGCACCTTGCAGCCTTCGCGCCCTTGGCACCATTCGCACCAGCACCCTTAGCACCTTTGGCCCCTTTAGCACCCTTGGCACCCTTGCGAGGAACCGTTCAGCGAGCGTGACCGTCCAACTAGCGAACGGCCGGAGCGGGTTGTACACTGGGCCGTTCGCCTATGCCCTCCCGGTTCAGCCTCAGCCTCGTGGGTGTGGTCGGCGTGCTCGTTGCCGTCATCGCCACGGCTGCACTGTGGCTCGCCGTTTCCGATCCCGTCACCACCGCGACCGCCGTCGATGCTGCCGCGCAGGGCGACGTGTCGCCGATCATGAAAGCACTGGCGGGCGCGCTCTTCGACGCACTGCAAGGCATCATCAAGTACCTCTGACCCCGGACACGAAGCTGGCCAACGACGTCGCGCGCACGCCAGAACGCCGCTTCAATGTCGAACCGGCGCGTCAATGACCGAGATTCCGCCGGCGCGACGCATCCTGGGCAGTCTGCCGCGCGACTTCAGGGGCGTCTTGACGATCTGGCTGATCGGCGCCTGGACGCTGCTCATGTCGCGCGCGCCGGCGGATCCGGATCTCTGGGGGCACCTTCGGTTCGGCCGCGACCTGCTGGCAGCCGGACGCCTGACCACCGTCGATCCGTATTCGTTCACCAGCGACCGTCCGTGGATCAACCACGAGTGGTTGTCGGAAGCGTTGATGGCGGCGGCGTTCAACGGCGCCGGCGCGGCGGGGCTCAACCTGCTGCGCTTCGCCGTAATCGGCCTGGTGCTCCTGCTCGTGTGGCGCACATCGCGCAGCGTCGCGCCTCGCTATCGATCCATCCTGGTGGCGCTCGCCGCGGTCGGGATTACGCTTCGTGCGCTGCCGGTCCGCCCCCAGCTGTTCTCGCTCCTCTGCTTCGCCCTGATGCTCGCGGTGCTCGTGCGGACCGAATCCGAAGGCCACCGCCGTTCGCTCCTCTGGCTGCCGCCGATCTTTGCCTTCTGGGTGAACGTGCACGGCGGATGGATCGTCGGTCTGGGCACGCTGGCCCTCTGGACCGTCTTCTCCCTCGGTCGCCGGGCGCGCGCACCCTGGGCTCTCCCGGCGGCCGCGACAGCGTCCGCACTGGCGACGCTGATCAATCCGTACGGCGTGCACATGTGGACCTTCATCTATTCAACGGTCGGCTTTGACCGGCCGATGATCGGCGACTGGATGCCGATCTACGCGCTGCCGCCGGGCTTCTGGCTCGGATGGCTGGTCGGCGCCGGACTCTGTGTTGCGGGGTGGCGTTGTCGCGCGCGCATCCCGAGCCGCCATCTCGCCATCGCCGCCATTCTGGGCCTGGCGGCGATCCGGGTGAGCCGCATCGACGCGTTCTTCTGCCTCGCGGCGGTGTTCCTGCTGGCGCCCGTGTTCCCGACGCGCGGCACTACAGTTGCGCCGGCCGCGAGCGCGCCGCGCGCCATGGCGGTTGTCGGTGCGCTGTCGGCTGTCGCGGTCGCGATCGCGACCGTGATGCGGCTGCCGCACATCGAGATTCGGCCACAGCTGATGCCCGAAGCCGCCGCGGTTGACTACGTTGTGCAGCAGCGCCTCGTCGGACGCTTCCTGACGTGGTTCGACTGGGGAGAATTCGCGATCTGGCATCTTGCCGATCAGCACGTGCGCGTGTCGATGGACGGACGGCGCGAAACCGTCTACTCCGATCGCGTCGTCAGCGACCATCTGCGCTTTTATGCCGCGACCATCGATCCGGGCGCCTACGCGCGCGGGATCGCCGCCGACTACGCGTGGCTGCCGCGCGACGTGCCGGCAGTGCGGCACCTCATCGACAGCGGCTGGACGCCGGCCTTCAGCGGACCGATCTCGGTGATCTTGCGCGCGCCCGGGCGTGCGCCGACGCCGCCGATGGTGGTCTCGAGGAGCGGGCCGCGCGACTTTCCGGGCCCGTGATCGATCCGGTGCCAACGAAGCTGTCGATCCGTGGCAGGGACCGCCGTCTACGCGAGCGCGCGGTCGAGGAAACGGCACAGCGCAAAGCCGTCCAGGTACTTGAACGGGGTGACGCCGGTACTGTAGTGGCCGCACGGCAGTATCTTCAGGTCGTGTGCGATGCCGTGGTTGCGGAACTCGTTCACCAGCATCCGTGAGAGATTGACCGGGAAGGTCAAGTCGTACCGCGCATAGACGAGCAGCAGCCTCCGGCCGCGGACCTGCTCGATGTACGGCAGTGGGCTGATCGGCAGCCACATGCGCCGCAGCTCATCGAGCGTCACGTTCCCCTCGAGCGTCTCGCGCACGTGCCGGGTCGACAATCCCTCCCAGACGACGTCGGCGAAATAGGGAGAGATGTGATTGAGTGCCGCGGCTGTTATGAGCGGCTCGTGCGCGGTGGTGAGCATCGCCAGACACGAGCCGAGGCTGGTGCCCAGGATGCCGACCGCGCCGTGGCCCTGCCGCTCCAGCCAGGCGATCGCCTGGCGCGCGTCTTTCACCGCCTGCCGGCACACCTGCGCGGTGCGACCGATGTTCGAGCTGACGATGTAGTCGGCGCGGGTGAGCTCGGGCGGCATCCGGCGGTCGTGATAGGGGAGGCTCAAGCGCAGCGCGGAGATGCCGAAGCGGTTCAGCAGCCGGCAGAGTCCGACGTGTCCGTTCGCGTCCGAGTTCCACTGCGGCAGCACGAGTACGGCGCGGCGCCGGCCCTTTTCGCCGCCCGCTGGAAAGTAGCGGGCGTGGACTGTGTTGTTTTCCAGATGCGGCGAGCGGACGGCGCTCGTGAAGGTCAGCGTACCGTCGTGAAGCTGGTAGTCGGCCGCCGGCTCGACGTGATAAAACGCCTCGCTGCGCGCCACGGTCGCTTCCCCCCACGCCTGCAGCGCCGCGCGCGGATCGCCGTCCGGGACCGCTTCATCCGCCAGCCAGTCGACGCCCCATTCGAACGGCCGCGCGACGCGATCGGTCGAGACCGCCGCGAGCTTCCGCTCCCAATGGTGGAAGACGCGCGCGATCACGAATCAGCGGTCTCCGGCAGCTTTCTCCCGCAGCGCGCCGTAGGTGCGGGAGGGATCGCTCTCGGTCTCCACGGGCAGCCCCTCCTGCGTCCACCCCGCCTCACCGGTCTGCGGCGACCCGTGGAAGCCGCCGAGGACGTTGGCGAGGTCGCGATAGCCGGCACTCGCCAGCAGTTCGCAGGCGTGCTGGGATCGGACGCCGCTGCGGCAGCCGAGCAGCAGCGGCGCGTCGGGAGAAAAGCTCGCGTGGACGACCGGCAGGAAATCGGGATTGGGCTGCATCAGCCCGGTTGCCGGATCCAGGTGCAGGAGCGGCACGTTGAACGCGCCGGTGGGATGGCCCTGCTCGAATTCCGGAACCGAACGGACGTCGAGATACACGGCGCCGCCGGCCTGCCGTGCGTGCGCCTGGTGAACCGTGACGTGCTTGATCGTCATGTTGTCTCCTGCCCGGCGAGATCGCGCTCCACGGCTGCCGCCACGGCGAGCAGCCGTTCGGTCCCGCCGCGATGGCCGACGAGCTGCAGTCCGCGGGGGAGCCCGTCGGCACCGCGTCCGCACGGCAGGGCGATCGCCGGATGTCCGGTGATGTTGAAGAGCTGTGTCAGTCGCAGCATCATCGCCCGCATCGGTTCTGCGGCGCCGTCGACGTCGACGGTCGTGACTCCGAACGGCGGCGCGGCGATCGGCAGCGAAGGCAGCATCAGCGCGTCGACGCCTTCGAGCGCCCGATCGACCGCGCGACGCAGCACCGTCCTCGCCCGCATGGCGCGGACGTAGTCTTCGGCGGCGATGTAGCGTCCCATCTCGAGCCGCAGCCGCACACCGGGGGAATACTTGTCGGCGTACCGATCGAGCAGCGTCGCGTGATACCACGACGCTTCCGGCAGTACGATATGCAGGTAGACCTCGGCCGTGTGCTCGGCGTGCTGGATGGCGACATCCGAGATCGAGTGGCCGGCGCGCTCGAGCGACGTTCGTGCATCGGCGAACAGCCGCCGCACGTCGGGGTCGAGCTTGTCGAAGAAATACGGGACCGGAACGCCGAGCCACAGCGGCGCGGCGGCGGCCACCGGCACGCGATCGGCGCGCGCGTCGCCGTCGAGCATGGCGAAGTAGGTGAGCGCGGCATCGGCCACGGTCCGCGTCATCGGACCCACGTGATCCAGCGTGGTGCTCAGCGGAACGATGTCTTCGATCGAGAGGTCGGCGACGTCCGGCTTGAGACCGACGATCCCGCAGGCGGCCGACGGGATGCGGATCGACCCACCGGTGTCGGTCCCGACCGCGGCGTAGCACATGCCTTCGACGATGCTGACGGCGGCGCCGCCGCTCGAGCCGCCAGCCGACCGGGCGCGATCGTGCGGATTGCGGACGACGCCGAAGGCGGTTTCGTCGCTGGTCGTGCCGAACGCGAACTCGTGCAGGTTGGTCTTGCCGACGACAATCGCCCCGGCGCGGCGGAGATTGGCGGCGACGGGCGCGTCGTGATCCGGACGCCGCGGCGGCACGGCCGAGCCCGACGTCGTCGGCGTGCCGGCGAGATCGACCAGATCCTTCAGCGAGACGGGGATGCCGTGGAGCGCGCCGCGATAGCGGCCCTTCTGGATCTCCGCTTCGGCCCGCGCGGCGTCGGCGAGTGCCTGATCGCGGGTCACCGTGATGAACGCGTGCAGCTCACCATCGGCGGTCGCGATGCGGTCGAGGCAGGCCTGCGTCAGTGCGACAGGGGAGAGGGTGCCCTGTTCGACGAGCGCCGCGGCGTCGCGCAGGCTACGGGGTGTGATCTCGGTCATCGTCAGGGTCGGCCGCGGCGCCGCTCAAGGTCGGGTCCGCCTCGCGCAGGGCCTCGGTCGAGCGCGCGAGCCCCTCGAGCAGCGGCCTCAGCTCCGCGAGTCCGCGACGCTCGGCGTCGGCGCACGCACTGGCCAGCCAGCGTTCGACGTCGCCGCGCATCAGAACGTCAGCGTGCCGCGCACGCAGACCGGCATCATGTGCACGCTGTGGGCCAGCGGGATGTCGAAGTGGTTGACGACGTACTTGACCGAGACGTCGACGCCGAACGGACCGAACATGATCCCCCCGCCTCCCTCGCCGAAGTAGCGGCTGCCGCTGCGCTGATCGGTTTCGGCGTGGCCGACCCCGCCGATGACGAAGGCGTGCGCGCCGACGCCCCAGCCCGGCGAGCGATCGCTCATCTCGATCCCGGCGCCGATGTCGGTCGCTCGCCCGCCGGTCAGTTCGTAGGTGGGCGCCGGCGCCGGCCCGTCGAAGGCCAGCAGGATGTCGGGGATCGATTCGATGCTGCCGCGGATCGCCAGCGTCGCACCCTCGCTCGAGCCGAAGGGATAGATCGTGGCGCCGATACCGGTCGCGCGCTTGTCGTACTTGAGCACCGACACCGTCGTCTGGCCGTCACGAGTCTGGTACTGATACGGCTGCAGATGCACCTCGGTCACCGGTTTTCCGAGCAGATCCTGCAGGGGGTGGCGATCGAACGAGTACGGCTGCACGAACTGGCGCTCGAGCGTGAGGCTGATGAAGTGTTTGCGCGCCTTCTTTGCCGCGTAGGCTGGCGCCTGCGCCGGCGCGGCGAGTGTTCCGGCGGCCCACAGCGCCGCCAGGGTTTGAATCAGCACTCCATCAAGGATAACGTAAACGGGTGTCGGACATTCTCGCGGCCGTGATGACCGCGCCGCGCGCGCCGATCGAACTGCGCGCGTTCCCTCGGCCCGATCTGCCGCCCGGCGGCGCGCTGCTCAGAACCGAGCGCTCCGAGGTCTGCGGCACCGACGTCCACCTCTGGCACGGACGGCTGTCGGGCGTGCCGTATCCGATTATTCCCGGCCACGTGTCGGCCGGCGTGATCGAAGCCGCACGCGGTCCCCTGACCGGCATCGACGGCGCTTCGATCCGCGAAGGCGATCGCGCGGTGTTCTTCGACGTCCACCGCACCTGCGGCCGCTGCCGCGCCTGCACCGTGCACCGGACGCCGACGCGTTGCAGCGCGCGCCGCGTCTACGGCATCACCGATTCGGCGGACGAGGGGCTCTACGGCGGCTGGGCGCAGGCCGTCTACCTCGAGCCTGGCGTCGCGATCGCGCGGCTGCCGCCGCAGGTCTCCGTCGACGACTACATCGGCGGCGGCTGCGGCCTGTTGACCGCCGTGCACATCGTCGAGCGGGCGGAGATCCGCCTGGGCGACGCGGTCGTCGTCCAGGGCACCGGCGCCGTCGGGTTGTGCGCGATTGCGCTCGCCAGGCTGGCCGGGGCATCCCCGATCATCGCGCTCGGCGCTCCCGACGATCGCCTCGCGCTGGCCCGCCGCATGGGCGCCGCGCTGGCCATCGACATTCGGACGACCGCGCCAGCCGACCGGCTCGAGGCGGTGCTGGCCGCGACTCACGGCGAGGGGGCCGACGTGGCGATCGAGGCGGCCGGCGCGGCGAGCGCGATCGGTGAAGGCCTCGATGTCGTGCGGGTCGGCGGGCGCTACGTCATCGCCGGCCACTACACCGACGTCGGCGACGCCGCCGTCAACGCGCACCGCCAGATCAATCGCAAGCACCTCGAGATCCGCGGCTGCTGGGGCAGCGAGCCCCGGCACTTCCTGCGCGCGCTCTCCGTGCTCGCCGAGCACCCGGAGGTGCCGTTCGGCGCGATCGGCGCGAAAACCTACGGGCTGGGCGCGCTGAACGAGGCACTCTCCGACGCGGAGGCGATGATCATTCCCAAGGCGCTCGTCGATCCGTTCGCATGAGTCGCATGCGCCACACCAAGATCGTTGCCACGATCGGCCCCGCCAGCGCCGCGCCGGCCGTCGTCGAGCGCCTGATCGCCTCGGGAGTCGACGTCTTCCGGTTGAACTTCTCGCACGGCACCCACGAGTCCCACCGGGCCGCGTTCGTCGTCATCCGCGAAGCCGCGCGGCGGGCCGGCCGGCACATCGCCGTGATGCAGGACCTGAGCGGGCCGAAGATCCGCACCACGACGCTGCCGGGCGGCACGCCGCTGACCCTGAAGCCCGGCGACCAGTTGCGACTTGCCGCCGGGGACGGTCCGGGCGCCGCCGGGAGGATCTTCACGCCCTACACCCCGCTCGTCGAGTCGGCGAAGGCGGGCGACCGCCTGCTGCTCGACGATGGCAAGATCGAGCTGCGAGTGACGGCGCGCGAGGCGGGGGAACTGGTGACGGAAGTCGTCAACGGCGGCCTCCTCGGCGAGCACAAGGGAATCAACGCGCCCGGCGTGGCGCTGCCGGTACAGGCGATCACCGCGAAGGACGAGGCCGATCTGCGATTCGGCCTCGAGCTTGGCGTCGATCTCGTCGCCCTCAGCTTCGTGCAGACCGCAGAGGACTGCTTCATGGCGCGGCGCCTCGCGGGCGAGACGCCGCTCGTCGCCAAGATCGAGCGTCCGCAGGCGCTCGATCATCTCGACGGCATCCTCGCCGCCGTCGACGCCGTCATGGTGGCGCGCGGCGACCTCGGGCTCGAGTGTCCGCTCGAGCAGGTGCCGCGCATTCAGAAGACGATCGTCGCTCGGGCCCGGGCGCTCGGCCGACCGGTGATCGTCGCCACGCAGGTGCTCGAGTCGATGCGGACCGAGCCGCGTCCGACGCGCGCCGAGGTCAGCGACGCGGCGACCGCCGTCGACCAGGGCGCCGATGCGATCATGCTCTCGGGTGAGACGGCTTCCGGGCAGTATCCGATCGCGGCCGTCGACGCGCTGCGGTCGATCATCCGCGACGCGGAGACCGTCGCCACCACTCCCGTGGTCTTCAGCGGCGAACCGGACGGGTTCGAAGCGTTGCGGACCGTACACGGCCGCGCCATGTGCGAAGCGGCGGTCACTCTGGCGACCTCGGGTCAGGCGGAAGCGATTGTCGCGGTCACGCGGTACGGCAAGACCGCGCAGCTGCTGTCGTCGCTGCGGCCGCGCGCCGGCATTCTCGCGGTGACGCCGTCTGAGAGCGTGGCGCGGCGCCTGAAGCTCTGTTGGGGTGTCCGTCCGGTGGTGTCGGAGCTCGTGGACCTGCGCGCGCTCGAAGAGCCGATCCGCGCCGCGATGGATCTCTCGCCGCGCGCCGTGGTCGTGTTCATCAACATCAGCCCCGATCTGAGTCGAGCCGACGCCAACTTCGTCAACGTGCAGGAGCTGGCCGGCTAGCGTCTGGCCCGGCGGCGGCTCCACGCGTAGAAACCGGCGCCGACTCCCAGCACCACGATCGCCTGGCCGACGAGATTCACCTCGAACGCGATTTTGTTCGCGCCCGGCGGCGGCACGAACGTGAGCGCCAGCGAGATGGCCGTCGCGGCGAATCCCATCCACGGCACGGCCGTGGGCGTGTCGGGCAGCAGGCGTGTCTGCGCGGCGAAGAGATACAGGTACGGCACGAAGTAGATCAGGATGGTCAGGTTCACCAGGATGTCGTAGGCGTCCTGGATCGACGTGGAACGTCCGGCGACGGTGACGAAGACGCTCGCCAGGAAGATGACCGAGGAGGCCGCGGCCTGCACGACCAGCGCGACGTGCGGCGTGCGATAGCGCGGGTGCAGCCTGGCGAACGCGGCGGGCATGGCCGCATCCACGCCGGCGGCAAACGGCACCCGCGCCGCGCCCGCCGTCCACGAAGCGGTTCCGGCGAGCGCATTCAGGACGAGCAGCGCGCCGGTCAGCGCGCCGAGTCCGCCGAGGCCGACGCGGCCCGTCACCAGCTGCACCGCATCGGTGATGCCGCTCAGCTCTTTCAGCGAACCGACCGGAATCGCGAACAGCACCGAGACGGAGCCGGCGATGTAGACGATCGTGACGATGATCCCGGAGATGAAGACGCCGCGAGGGATGATGGTCTCGGGGTTCTCGATCTCCTGGCCGATCAGCGACGAAATCTCGAAACCCGAAAAGGCGAAGCACATCGCCGACCAGAGGCCGATCGTGTCGAGCAGGGCGCCGCGCGGCACCAGATTCGCCGGCGTGAACGCGGTCGCCGGTCCGAAGCGCGCCAGCGCCAGGCCGCCGCATCCGAGCAGCAGGCCGACCGGGATCCAGACGCCGAGGCTGCCGGCGTTCTGCAGCCACTTGCTCTCGCGCAGGCCCAGCACGTTGAGCCCGGCGGCGAGCCAGATGCCGCCGAGCACGAAGAGCACCGAGAACCATCGTGAGGTGCCGACCGCCTGCCAGCCTGGTCCGCCGATCGCCGCCAGGTTCGCGGCGCCGAACAGCAGCAGCGACGGAAAGTAGAACAGGTTGTTGACCCACAGGCACCAGCCGCAGATGAACCCGTGCGAGGGTCCGAAGGCGCGGCGCACCCAGACATAGACCCCTCCCTGCTCGGGATAGCGCGCCGACAGGCGCGACACGGCGAGGGCGAGCGGCACGAAGAACGCCACCCACGCGAGCACCCAGAGCGTGACCGACGGCGCTCCAGTGCGCGCGCCGCGCGCGATCCAGCGCAGCCCCACGACCGCGACGACGTTCATCAGAACGACGTCGCGGAGGCGCATCGCCTTGATGAAGGTCGTCACTGGCGCTGCTCCACGTAGTCTTTCAGCGCCGACAGCGACGACTTCCAGCCGCCCGCAATCACCGTGTAGTAACGGCGCCAGCGGGGCGTGTCCTCGAAGCCGGTCTGCTTGACCTGCAGCCGGCAGACCGGTCCCGACATGCGGCAGGTCACCTCGAGCGCCATCGGGCCGATCGGATCCCCGTCGGGCGGCAGCCACCACGCGTCGGCGATGAAGAGTTCCTGGCCGGACCGGTACTCCATCACCTTGCCGCAGAACACCCCGCCGAGGCGGCCGAGCAGATCGTCGGCGTCGGCGGTCGGCGGCCACTCGACCGCATAGACGCCCATGGTTCGCGGCGTCGTGACCGACCGCGCGGCCTGCCACCACGTCTCGAGCGCGTGCGGATCGAAGAACGCCGCCAGGACGCGCGTCGGAGCGGCGTTGATCAGGAGCGCGTGCTCGAACTCGGGTGGATGCGGATCGCCGGCGCTCGACATGCCCGCCTGATGCTATCGCATACACTGAGGGCGGGACGGCTGAGCGCATGGAAGACGGCAAGGTGAGCGCCGACGAATCGTGGGACGAGCATTACGCCGACGAGCGGGACGCGGCGTGGCTGTACCGCGAGCTGGCGGGTCTCGATCGCGACGCGCATCGGGCGGACCTGTTCGAACGGCTGGCGGTCGTCGAGGACCGGCACACCGCGAAGTGGGAAGAGCTTTTTCGCGACGCCGGCCGGCCGTTGCCCTCCTACGCCGTGTCGAGAAGGACGCGCGCCCTGGCGGGCGTTGCCAGGCTGTTCGGCCCCTCGACTGTGCTGCCGCTGATCCTGGCGGAGGAAGGGCGCGAGGTGCAGGCGTACCTGGGGCTCGCCCGTCAGGCGTCGCACACGACCATGCACAAAGCCGCCGTCGACATCGCCGCCGAGTCGGCGGTGCACGCGCGCGAACTGTCGGAGGTGATGGGGCGCGAAGGGGAGCCGTGGCACGTCGGCGGCGCCGGCGGCCTTCTCCGCAGCCTCGTTTACGGGTTCAACGACGGGCTGACGGCGAACTTCGGGCTGGTCGCTGGAGTCATCGGCGCCAGCCTGCAGCCGCACGCCGTCGTCGTTACCGGTGTGGCGGGCGCGATCGCCGACGCGTTGTCGATGGGTTCGAGCGGGTATCTCGCGGCGAAGAGCGAAGCGGAAGTGCAGGCGCACCAGATCGAGATGGAGCGGCAGGAGCTGCGCCTGATGCCGGAGCTCGAGGAAGAAGAGCTCGCGCTCATCTACGAAGCCAAGGGACTGCCGCGCGATCGAGCTCGGGAGACCGCGCACGCGATGATGCAGGACCCGGCCCGCGCGCTCGAAGCCCAGGTGCGCGAGGAACTGAACATCCACCCGGCCGAGCTCGCGCCGCTCAAGGATGGCCTGGTGACCGGTCTGGCGACGGTGGTCGGCGCGTTCATCCCGATCTTTCCGTTTCTCGTGATGACAACTCGGCCGGCCGTCGTGACTTCGCTCGCGATCAGCATGACCGCCCATTTCGGCATCGGCGCCGCGCGCAGCCTGTTCACCGGCCGCGGGATCTGGGTGAGCGGCCGGGACATGTTCCTGGTGGGATTCGGCGTCGCGGCCGTGGGCTATCTAATCGGGGACTGGCTGCCGAGGATCCTCGGATAGGGCCGTCTCAGCCATCGCCCCAGGCAGACGCGACTAGCTTTTCTGCCGGAGCGTCTGGACGTAGCTGACGATCTGCCAGAGCTGCTCTTTCGTCAGGTCGTCCTTGACAGCCGGCATCTTCGGCTTCGTGCGGCCGTTCCACGCTTTGTAGAACACGACCCCATCGGGGTTGCGCGCCGCACGGCGCGCCACGGTCAGATCCATGTCCTGCTCGTTGTCCGGATCGCCGTCGGGGCCGTCCCCCTTGCCCCCGGGGCCGTGGCAACGTTCGCAATGCTTCTTGAATAGCGCCTTGCCGGTTTCGGCGGCCTTGGGATCGTTTGCGAACGGGTTCTTTTCGTCGGCGGCAGTGTCGGGGAGTGTCCACCCGCCGCTGCGCTGTCCCTGGGCTTGCGCCTGCGGCCGCGCGGTATGGGCGCTCGCCGCAATGGTCGCGGCGCACCAGATGCCCGCGGCGGCGAAAAGGGCCCGGCGAATATACATATCTCTAAATGATACAGTTTTTCGCGTGACCCACGAACAGGCGCTCGCCTACATGGACCCGGCGTTTCTCGACAGCGACGAAGCGCGGCCGATCCGCATTCTGGCGGAATACCTCGAGCCGCTCCGCCGTCTCAAGGAGCAGAACATTCAGGACACCGTGGTGTTCTTCGGCTCGGCGCGCGTCCATAGCCGCCAGCAGGCGCAGAGCGCGCTCGACCGGTTGCGGCGACGCCGCCTCAAGCGCACTCGCGACTATGCGACGGAGCTGAAGCGGAGCCGCAAGGCGGTCGAATGGTCGCGATTCTACGAGGACGCGCGCGCAGTGGCCCATCAGTTGTCGAAGTGGAGCCTGACCCTCGAGTCGCCGCGCCACCGGTTCGTCGTCTGCTCCGGAGGAGGTCCTGGCATCATGGAGGCGGCCAACCGCGGCGCCTACGAGGCCGGTGGCAAGAGCGTCGGGTTCAACATCCGTCTGCCGTTCGAGCAGGGCGCCAACCGCTACATCACGGAGGGCCTGCACTTCGAGTTCCATTACTTCTTCATGCGCAAGTTCTGGTTCGCCTACCTGGCGAAGGCGCTCGTCATCTTTCCGGGCGGCTTTGGCACGCTCGATGAAATGTTCGAAATCCTGACGCTGGCGCAGACGAAGAAGCTGTCGAAGCAGCTTGGCGTGTTCATGTATGGCCGCGAGTACTGGGAAGAGGTGCTGAGCCTTGCGCCGCTCGCCGAATGGGGGGCGATCAATCCGGCCGACCTCAATCTGCTGAAGTGGGTGAACTCGCCGGACGAGGCGTTCGAGCAGCTCCGCGCGCACCTGGTGTCGCATCACCTGGTTCCCGAAACCGCGCAGGAGAACCGCGCGCCCGGTATCGCGAAAACACGGGGGTGACGCCATCGACCCGCGAGGGTCGCATGGCGCGCGAGGGTGACATGGAGAAGGACGAACGGGACCTGCTGATCGCGCAGTACCAGGACGGCTACCGGGTCGTCTCGGAGGCGCTGCTGAAGATCGTCCCGG is a genomic window of Vicinamibacterales bacterium containing:
- a CDS encoding alpha/beta hydrolase family protein; protein product: MIARVFHHWERKLAAVSTDRVARPFEWGVDWLADEAVPDGDPRAALQAWGEATVARSEAFYHVEPAADYQLHDGTLTFTSAVRSPHLENNTVHARYFPAGGEKGRRRAVLVLPQWNSDANGHVGLCRLLNRFGISALRLSLPYHDRRMPPELTRADYIVSSNIGRTAQVCRQAVKDARQAIAWLERQGHGAVGILGTSLGSCLAMLTTAHEPLITAAALNHISPYFADVVWEGLSTRHVRETLEGNVTLDELRRMWLPISPLPYIEQVRGRRLLLVYARYDLTFPVNLSRMLVNEFRNHGIAHDLKILPCGHYSTGVTPFKYLDGFALCRFLDRALA
- a CDS encoding rhodanese-like domain-containing protein yields the protein MTIKHVTVHQAHARQAGGAVYLDVRSVPEFEQGHPTGAFNVPLLHLDPATGLMQPNPDFLPVVHASFSPDAPLLLGCRSGVRSQHACELLASAGYRDLANVLGGFHGSPQTGEAGWTQEGLPVETESDPSRTYGALREKAAGDR
- a CDS encoding amidase — translated: MTEITPRSLRDAAALVEQGTLSPVALTQACLDRIATADGELHAFITVTRDQALADAARAEAEIQKGRYRGALHGIPVSLKDLVDLAGTPTTSGSAVPPRRPDHDAPVAANLRRAGAIVVGKTNLHEFAFGTTSDETAFGVVRNPHDRARSAGGSSGGAAVSIVEGMCYAAVGTDTGGSIRIPSAACGIVGLKPDVADLSIEDIVPLSTTLDHVGPMTRTVADAALTYFAMLDGDARADRVPVAAAAPLWLGVPVPYFFDKLDPDVRRLFADARTSLERAGHSISDVAIQHAEHTAEVYLHIVLPEASWYHATLLDRYADKYSPGVRLRLEMGRYIAAEDYVRAMRARTVLRRAVDRALEGVDALMLPSLPIAAPPFGVTTVDVDGAAEPMRAMMLRLTQLFNITGHPAIALPCGRGADGLPRGLQLVGHRGGTERLLAVAAAVERDLAGQETT
- a CDS encoding zinc-binding dehydrogenase yields the protein MSDILAAVMTAPRAPIELRAFPRPDLPPGGALLRTERSEVCGTDVHLWHGRLSGVPYPIIPGHVSAGVIEAARGPLTGIDGASIREGDRAVFFDVHRTCGRCRACTVHRTPTRCSARRVYGITDSADEGLYGGWAQAVYLEPGVAIARLPPQVSVDDYIGGGCGLLTAVHIVERAEIRLGDAVVVQGTGAVGLCAIALARLAGASPIIALGAPDDRLALARRMGAALAIDIRTTAPADRLEAVLAATHGEGADVAIEAAGAASAIGEGLDVVRVGGRYVIAGHYTDVGDAAVNAHRQINRKHLEIRGCWGSEPRHFLRALSVLAEHPEVPFGAIGAKTYGLGALNEALSDAEAMIIPKALVDPFA
- the pyk gene encoding pyruvate kinase; this translates as MRHTKIVATIGPASAAPAVVERLIASGVDVFRLNFSHGTHESHRAAFVVIREAARRAGRHIAVMQDLSGPKIRTTTLPGGTPLTLKPGDQLRLAAGDGPGAAGRIFTPYTPLVESAKAGDRLLLDDGKIELRVTAREAGELVTEVVNGGLLGEHKGINAPGVALPVQAITAKDEADLRFGLELGVDLVALSFVQTAEDCFMARRLAGETPLVAKIERPQALDHLDGILAAVDAVMVARGDLGLECPLEQVPRIQKTIVARARALGRPVIVATQVLESMRTEPRPTRAEVSDAATAVDQGADAIMLSGETASGQYPIAAVDALRSIIRDAETVATTPVVFSGEPDGFEALRTVHGRAMCEAAVTLATSGQAEAIVAVTRYGKTAQLLSSLRPRAGILAVTPSESVARRLKLCWGVRPVVSELVDLRALEEPIRAAMDLSPRAVVVFINISPDLSRADANFVNVQELAG
- a CDS encoding APC family permease; the encoded protein is MTTFIKAMRLRDVVLMNVVAVVGLRWIARGARTGAPSVTLWVLAWVAFFVPLALAVSRLSARYPEQGGVYVWVRRAFGPSHGFICGWCLWVNNLFYFPSLLLFGAANLAAIGGPGWQAVGTSRWFSVLFVLGGIWLAAGLNVLGLRESKWLQNAGSLGVWIPVGLLLGCGGLALARFGPATAFTPANLVPRGALLDTIGLWSAMCFAFSGFEISSLIGQEIENPETIIPRGVFISGIIVTIVYIAGSVSVLFAIPVGSLKELSGITDAVQLVTGRVGLGGLGALTGALLVLNALAGTASWTAGAARVPFAAGVDAAMPAAFARLHPRYRTPHVALVVQAAASSVIFLASVFVTVAGRSTSIQDAYDILVNLTILIYFVPYLYLFAAQTRLLPDTPTAVPWMGFAATAISLALTFVPPPGANKIAFEVNLVGQAIVVLGVGAGFYAWSRRRARR
- a CDS encoding SRPBCC domain-containing protein; translation: MSSAGDPHPPEFEHALLINAAPTRVLAAFFDPHALETWWQAARSVTTPRTMGVYAVEWPPTADADDLLGRLGGVFCGKVMEYRSGQELFIADAWWLPPDGDPIGPMALEVTCRMSGPVCRLQVKQTGFEDTPRWRRYYTVIAGGWKSSLSALKDYVEQRQ